One Rhodanobacteraceae bacterium DNA segment encodes these proteins:
- a CDS encoding helix-turn-helix transcriptional regulator, with protein sequence MNRESAVGLLLRDWRHRRRRSQLDLAADARISTRHLSFVETGRSRPSREVILELAAALDLPLRERNRLLLAGGFAPQFVEQALNDAPMQAARQAVQSVLDGHEPFPALAVDRHWNLLLSNRSAERLLQMASPELLAAPVNVLKVSLHPRGLAPAVINLGEWRRYLLARLQRLCEQTHDPQLQQLSEELTAYPSLPGEDAAAAPESVLPDVMMVLRLRSPVGDLALFGTLTVFGSPTEITLSELALEAFYPADPTTADRLRQLAALD encoded by the coding sequence ATGAATCGCGAATCCGCCGTTGGACTATTGCTCAGGGACTGGCGCCATCGGCGCCGGCGCAGCCAGCTGGATCTGGCGGCCGATGCCCGGATTTCGACCCGGCATCTCAGCTTTGTGGAAACCGGTCGCTCCAGACCCAGCCGTGAAGTCATCCTGGAATTGGCAGCAGCGCTGGACCTGCCGTTGCGAGAGCGCAACCGTCTGCTGCTGGCAGGGGGCTTTGCGCCGCAGTTTGTCGAGCAGGCCTTGAATGACGCCCCCATGCAGGCGGCGCGGCAGGCGGTACAGAGCGTGCTCGATGGCCACGAGCCCTTTCCGGCACTGGCGGTGGATCGCCACTGGAATCTCTTGCTCAGCAATCGCAGCGCCGAGCGGCTGTTGCAGATGGCGTCTCCCGAGTTGCTGGCGGCGCCCGTCAATGTGCTCAAGGTCAGTCTGCATCCGCGGGGTTTGGCCCCGGCGGTCATCAATCTGGGAGAGTGGCGCCGCTATCTGCTGGCGCGGCTGCAGCGCTTGTGCGAGCAGACTCACGACCCGCAACTGCAGCAGTTGAGCGAAGAGTTGACCGCGTACCCGAGCTTGCCGGGTGAAGACGCGGCCGCTGCGCCTGAATCGGTGCTGCCCGATGTGATGATGGTGCTGCGCCTGCGCAGTCCGGTCGGGGATCTGGCCCTGTTTGGAACCTTGACGGTGTTTGGCTCGCCGACCGAAATCACGCTCTCCGAGCTGGCGCTGGAGGCGTTTTATCCGGCCGACCCGACCACGGCCGACCGACTTCGACAACTGGCGGCGCTGGACTGA